A stretch of Pseudomonas sp. LS.1a DNA encodes these proteins:
- a CDS encoding Na+/H+ antiporter subunit G: MTETLQLPFWLELVTATLLLTGSLFALIGAVGLLRLKDYFQRMHPPALASTIGAWCVALASIIYFSWLKEAPVLHAWLIPILLSITVPVTTLLLARAALFRKRMANEPVPEEVSSGRDRGN; the protein is encoded by the coding sequence ATGACTGAAACCCTGCAACTCCCCTTCTGGCTAGAGCTGGTTACCGCCACGCTGCTGCTGACCGGCAGCCTGTTCGCCCTGATCGGTGCCGTTGGCCTGTTGCGCCTGAAGGACTACTTCCAGCGCATGCACCCGCCGGCACTGGCCTCGACCATTGGTGCCTGGTGCGTGGCACTGGCCTCGATCATCTACTTTTCCTGGCTCAAGGAAGCACCGGTGCTGCACGCCTGGCTGATTCCGATCCTGCTGTCGATCACCGTACCGGTAACCACGCTGTTGCTGGCGCGGGCGGCGCTGTTCCGCAAGCGCATGGCAAACGAGCCGGTCCCTGAAGAAGTCAGCAGCGGCCGCGATCGCGGTAACTGA
- a CDS encoding K+/H+ antiporter subunit F codes for MTGLLANAVLASLFIFALAMALALIRLFRGPSAQDRVLALDYLYILAMLTMLVLGIRYASDTYFEGALLIALFGFVGSFALAKFLLRGEVIE; via the coding sequence ATGACAGGCCTGCTCGCCAATGCTGTCCTCGCCAGCCTGTTCATCTTCGCCCTGGCCATGGCCCTGGCGCTGATCCGGCTGTTTCGCGGCCCGTCCGCCCAGGACCGGGTGCTGGCACTGGACTACCTGTACATCCTGGCCATGCTGACCATGCTGGTGCTGGGAATCCGTTATGCCAGTGACACCTACTTCGAAGGTGCCCTGCTGATTGCGCTGTTCGGTTTCGTTGGCTCGTTTGCCCTGGCCAAGTTCCTGCTGCGCGGTGAGGTGATCGAATGA
- a CDS encoding Na+/H+ antiporter subunit E, whose translation MNRLFPAPLLSVSLFGLWLLLNLSVSPGNLLLATALGVLAPLLMAPLRPQHAHVRRPLAIARLIGRVGIDVIMSNLLVARGVLRAGKQPPRSAFVHIPLALRDPHGLAALSMITTVVPGTVWSELALDRSVLLLHVFDLGDEAAFIQHFKDTYERPLMEIFQ comes from the coding sequence ATGAATCGACTGTTCCCCGCACCGCTGTTATCGGTTTCACTGTTCGGCCTGTGGCTGTTGCTGAACCTTTCGGTCAGCCCCGGCAACCTGCTGCTGGCTACCGCGCTCGGCGTGCTGGCGCCGCTGCTGATGGCGCCGCTGCGCCCGCAGCATGCCCATGTGCGACGGCCGCTGGCCATCGCCCGGCTGATTGGCCGGGTCGGCATCGATGTGATCATGTCCAACCTGCTGGTTGCCCGTGGCGTGCTGCGTGCCGGCAAGCAGCCGCCACGCTCGGCGTTCGTGCACATCCCGCTGGCCCTGCGCGACCCGCATGGCCTGGCGGCGCTGTCGATGATTACCACGGTGGTGCCCGGCACGGTCTGGTCCGAACTGGCGCTGGACCGCAGCGTATTGCTGCTGCATGTGTTCGACCTGGGCGATGAGGCGGCTTTCATCCAGCACTTCAAGGACACCTACGAACGCCCGCTGATGGAGATTTTCCAATGA
- a CDS encoding monovalent cation/H+ antiporter subunit D — protein MSGMSQLIIAPILLPLVTAAVMLLLGEKHRQIKARLNLLSTFAGLAIAVSLLQWVRTQGQAESIGVYLPGNWPAPFGIVLVVDHLSALLLTLTGIIGFSALLFARARWDGAGASFHALFQIQLMGLYGAFLTADLFNLFVFFEVLLAASYGLLLHGSGRARVRAGLHYIAINLFASSLFLVGAAMLYGVTGTLNMADLALKIPLVPEADRGLLHAGAAILAMAFLVKAGIWPLNFWLVPAYASASAPVAALFAIMTKVGLYAVLRLWTLLFSGQAGASAHFGGEWLVYGGLVTLAVAAVSILAAQRLERMAALSILVSAGTLLGAVGFAQSALTGAALFYLVNSTLALCALFLLAELVERSRSANEAPLEDEEGAMPPPLESLHPPKGINLDDEQKVVIGQIIPWTMAFLGLSFIACALLIIGMPPLSGFVGKLNLISALFNPQGLGVPPEQPLGTAGWGLVALLILSGMASLIAFGRVGIQRFWKPEERPSPVLRRYECLPIVILLSLCIILSLKAEPLLRYTQDTAASLQAPDAYIEAVMAARPVPGPTSLDVQVQP, from the coding sequence ATGAGTGGCATGAGCCAACTGATCATCGCGCCCATCCTGCTGCCGCTGGTGACGGCGGCAGTGATGTTGCTGCTGGGCGAGAAACACCGGCAGATCAAGGCCCGGCTGAACCTGCTGTCGACCTTCGCCGGCCTGGCCATCGCGGTCAGCCTGCTGCAGTGGGTGCGCACCCAGGGCCAGGCGGAATCGATCGGTGTCTACCTGCCGGGCAACTGGCCAGCGCCGTTCGGCATCGTGCTGGTGGTCGACCACCTGTCGGCCCTGCTGCTGACCCTCACCGGCATCATCGGTTTCAGCGCCCTGCTGTTTGCCCGCGCCCGCTGGGACGGTGCCGGGGCCAGCTTCCACGCGCTGTTCCAGATCCAGTTGATGGGCCTGTACGGCGCCTTCCTCACCGCCGACCTGTTCAACCTGTTCGTGTTCTTCGAAGTGCTGCTGGCCGCTTCCTATGGCCTGCTGCTGCATGGCTCGGGCCGCGCCAGGGTGCGTGCCGGCCTGCACTACATTGCCATCAACCTGTTCGCCTCGTCGCTGTTCCTGGTCGGCGCAGCGATGCTGTATGGCGTGACCGGCACCCTGAACATGGCCGACCTGGCCCTGAAGATTCCGCTGGTACCGGAGGCCGACCGTGGCCTGTTGCACGCTGGCGCGGCGATCCTGGCCATGGCCTTCCTGGTCAAGGCCGGCATCTGGCCGTTGAACTTCTGGCTGGTGCCGGCCTATGCCTCGGCCAGCGCGCCGGTGGCGGCACTGTTCGCCATCATGACCAAGGTCGGCCTGTATGCGGTGCTGCGCCTGTGGACACTGCTGTTCTCCGGGCAGGCCGGGGCCTCGGCGCATTTCGGTGGTGAATGGCTGGTGTACGGTGGCCTGGTCACCCTGGCGGTGGCGGCGGTATCGATCCTGGCCGCGCAGCGCCTGGAGCGCATGGCTGCCCTCAGCATCCTGGTCTCGGCCGGTACCCTGCTCGGCGCCGTCGGTTTTGCTCAGTCGGCGCTGACCGGTGCGGCCCTGTTCTACCTGGTCAACTCGACCCTGGCGCTGTGCGCGCTGTTCTTGCTCGCCGAGTTGGTCGAACGTTCGCGTTCGGCCAACGAAGCGCCACTTGAGGACGAAGAAGGCGCCATGCCGCCACCGCTGGAGTCACTGCACCCGCCCAAGGGCATCAACCTCGACGATGAGCAAAAGGTGGTGATCGGCCAGATCATCCCGTGGACCATGGCCTTCCTCGGCCTCAGCTTCATCGCCTGCGCCCTGCTGATCATCGGCATGCCGCCGCTGTCCGGCTTTGTCGGCAAGCTCAACCTGATCAGCGCGTTGTTCAACCCACAGGGGTTGGGCGTGCCTCCCGAGCAACCGCTGGGCACGGCAGGCTGGGGCCTGGTGGCGCTGTTGATCCTCTCTGGCATGGCCTCGCTGATCGCCTTCGGCCGCGTCGGCATCCAGCGTTTCTGGAAGCCGGAGGAGCGCCCGTCGCCGGTGCTGCGCCGCTATGAATGCCTGCCCATCGTCATCCTGCTAAGCCTGTGCATCATCCTCAGCCTCAAGGCCGAACCGCTGCTGCGCTACACCCAGGACACCGCCGCCAGCCTGCAGGCCCCCGACGCCTATATCGAAGCCGTGATGGCTGCCCGGCCGGTTCCTGGCCCCACCTCGCTCGACGTACAGGTGCAGCCATGA
- a CDS encoding Na+/H+ antiporter subunit C, translated as MEEVIAVAIGVLAASGVWLILRPRTYQVIMGLCLLSYGVNLFIFSMGSLFIGKEPIIKDGVPQDLLHYTDPLPQALVLTAIVISFAMTALFLVVLLASRGLTGTDHVDGRERDE; from the coding sequence ATGGAAGAAGTGATTGCAGTTGCCATCGGCGTCCTGGCCGCCTCGGGGGTGTGGCTGATCCTGCGCCCGCGAACCTATCAGGTGATCATGGGCCTGTGCCTGCTGTCGTACGGGGTCAACCTGTTCATCTTCAGCATGGGTAGCCTGTTCATCGGCAAGGAACCGATCATCAAGGACGGCGTGCCACAGGACCTGCTGCACTATACCGACCCGCTGCCGCAGGCCCTGGTGCTCACCGCCATCGTCATCAGCTTCGCCATGACCGCGCTGTTCCTGGTGGTGTTGCTGGCATCGCGCGGCCTGACCGGTACCGACCACGTGGATGGCCGGGAGCGTGACGAATGA
- a CDS encoding monovalent cation/H+ antiporter subunit A — protein sequence MSLIVLLLLPFVGSCLAAVLPHNARNAESILAGLVALVGTVQVALLYPQVAHGGVIREEFLWLPSLGLNLVLRMDGFAWLFSLLVLGIGALVSLYARYYMSPQDPVPRFFAFFLAFMGAMLGLVISGNLIQLVFFWELTSLFSFLLIGYWHHRADARRGAYMALMVTGAGGLCLLVGALLLGHVVGSYDLDKVLAAGNTIRQHALYPVLLPLILIGALSKSAQFPFQFWLPHAMAAPTPVSAYLHSATMVKAGVFLLARLWPVLSGSEEWFWIVGGAGALTLLLGAFAAMFQNDLKGLLAYSTISHLGLITLLLGLNSPLAAVAAVFHILNHATFKASLFMAAGIIDHESGTRDIRRLSGLIRLVPYTATLAMVASASMAGVPLMNGFLSKEMFFAETVFISSTAWVEATLPVIATLAGTFSVAYALRFTVDVFFGPTAQDLPHTPHEPPRWMRAPVELLVLTCLVVGIFPAQSVGPLLAAAALPVVGGTLPEYSLAIWHGWNAPLIMSLVAMSGGIVLYLLLRKQLRLGRFPYPPVIERFNGKRLFEHGQVQLMLLARRIERLLTSRRLQSQLFMLVLAAFLAGLTPMLYSGLSWGDRPKIPGSGVFVALWLIAIACAIGAAYQAKYHRLAALIMVSVCGLMTCITFVWFSAPDLALTQLVVEVVTTVLILLGLRWLPRRIEGVSPLPGSLERARMRRLRDLLLAVLVGGGMAVLSYAMLTRPTPNDISSFYLSRALPQGGGTNVVNVMLVDFRGFDTLGEITVLVAVALTVFALLRRFRPPKESMQLPAQQRQLAPDVVTDLINPRHATDTALGFMMVPAVLVRLLLPIALLVSMYLFMRGHNQPGGGFVAGLVMSVAFILQYMVAGTQWVEAQMSLRPLRWMGTGLLCATLTGVGAMLLGYPFLTTHTAHLHLPLLGDVHVASALFFDVGVFTVVVGSTLLILTALAHQSVRAYRPGNPAKTSQAGAA from the coding sequence ATGTCATTGATAGTGCTATTGCTTCTGCCGTTCGTGGGCAGTTGCCTGGCAGCCGTGCTGCCGCACAACGCACGTAACGCGGAGTCCATTCTCGCCGGGCTCGTGGCCCTGGTCGGCACTGTCCAGGTAGCACTGCTGTACCCTCAGGTTGCCCACGGTGGCGTAATTCGCGAAGAGTTCCTCTGGCTGCCCAGCCTGGGGCTGAACCTGGTGTTGCGCATGGACGGCTTCGCCTGGCTGTTCTCGCTGCTGGTGCTGGGCATCGGTGCGCTGGTGTCGCTGTATGCTCGCTACTACATGTCGCCGCAAGACCCGGTACCGCGCTTCTTCGCCTTCTTCCTCGCCTTCATGGGCGCCATGCTCGGCCTGGTGATCTCCGGCAACCTGATCCAGCTGGTGTTCTTCTGGGAACTCACCAGCCTGTTCTCCTTCCTGCTGATCGGCTACTGGCACCACCGTGCCGACGCCCGCCGCGGCGCCTACATGGCGCTGATGGTCACGGGCGCAGGCGGTTTGTGCCTGCTGGTGGGTGCCCTGCTGCTCGGCCATGTGGTCGGCAGCTACGACCTGGACAAGGTCCTGGCTGCCGGCAACACCATTCGCCAGCATGCACTGTACCCGGTGCTGCTGCCGCTGATCCTCATCGGCGCCCTGAGCAAGAGCGCACAATTCCCCTTCCAGTTCTGGCTGCCCCACGCCATGGCGGCCCCCACCCCGGTATCGGCTTACCTGCACTCGGCGACCATGGTCAAGGCCGGGGTATTCCTGCTGGCGCGGCTATGGCCGGTGCTGTCGGGTAGCGAGGAGTGGTTCTGGATCGTCGGCGGTGCCGGCGCCCTCACCCTGCTGCTCGGCGCCTTCGCCGCCATGTTCCAGAACGACCTCAAGGGCCTGCTGGCGTACTCGACCATCAGCCACCTGGGCCTGATTACCCTGCTGCTGGGCCTGAACAGCCCGCTGGCTGCCGTCGCCGCGGTGTTCCACATTCTCAACCACGCCACCTTCAAGGCCTCGTTGTTCATGGCCGCCGGCATCATCGACCACGAAAGCGGCACCCGTGACATCCGCCGCCTCAGCGGGCTGATCCGCCTGGTGCCATACACCGCCACCCTGGCCATGGTGGCCAGCGCCTCGATGGCCGGCGTGCCGTTGATGAACGGCTTCCTGTCCAAGGAAATGTTCTTCGCCGAAACGGTGTTCATCAGCTCCACTGCCTGGGTCGAAGCCACGCTGCCGGTGATCGCCACCCTGGCCGGCACCTTCAGCGTGGCCTATGCCCTGCGCTTCACCGTCGATGTGTTCTTCGGCCCCACTGCGCAAGACCTCCCGCATACCCCCCACGAGCCGCCACGCTGGATGCGTGCGCCGGTCGAACTGCTGGTGCTCACCTGCCTGGTGGTGGGCATCTTCCCTGCCCAGTCGGTCGGCCCGCTGCTGGCTGCCGCCGCCCTGCCGGTGGTAGGCGGCACCCTGCCGGAATACAGCCTGGCCATCTGGCATGGCTGGAACGCGCCGCTGATCATGAGCCTGGTGGCCATGAGCGGCGGTATCGTGCTGTACCTGTTGCTGCGCAAGCAGCTGCGCCTGGGCCGCTTCCCCTACCCGCCGGTGATCGAGCGCTTCAACGGCAAGCGCCTGTTCGAACACGGCCAGGTGCAGCTGATGCTGCTGGCCCGGCGCATCGAGCGCCTGCTCACCAGCCGCCGCCTGCAGTCGCAGCTGTTCATGCTGGTGCTCGCCGCCTTCCTCGCCGGCCTCACGCCTATGCTCTACAGCGGCCTGAGCTGGGGCGACCGGCCGAAGATTCCGGGCTCGGGCGTGTTCGTCGCGCTGTGGCTGATCGCCATTGCCTGCGCCATCGGCGCCGCCTACCAGGCCAAGTATCACCGCTTGGCGGCATTGATCATGGTCAGCGTCTGCGGCCTGATGACCTGCATCACCTTCGTCTGGTTCTCCGCACCCGACCTGGCACTGACCCAACTGGTCGTGGAAGTGGTCACCACCGTGCTGATCCTGCTCGGCCTGCGCTGGCTGCCGCGGCGGATCGAAGGCGTATCACCACTTCCGGGCAGCCTGGAGCGCGCGCGCATGCGCCGCCTGCGCGACCTGCTGCTGGCGGTGCTGGTAGGTGGCGGCATGGCCGTGCTGTCCTACGCCATGCTGACCCGGCCGACACCCAACGACATTTCCTCGTTCTACCTGAGCCGGGCGCTGCCCCAGGGCGGTGGCACCAACGTGGTCAACGTCATGCTGGTCGACTTCCGTGGCTTCGATACCCTTGGTGAAATTACCGTGCTGGTGGCCGTGGCGTTGACCGTGTTCGCCCTGTTGCGGCGCTTCCGCCCGCCGAAGGAAAGCATGCAACTGCCGGCGCAGCAGCGCCAGCTGGCACCCGACGTGGTCACCGACCTGATCAACCCGCGGCATGCCACCGACACCGCCCTGGGCTTCATGATGGTGCCCGCGGTACTGGTGCGCCTGCTGCTGCCGATCGCCCTGCTGGTGTCGATGTACCTGTTCATGCGCGGCCACAACCAGCCCGGTGGCGGCTTTGTCGCCGGCCTGGTGATGTCGGTGGCGTTCATCCTGCAGTACATGGTGGCCGGCACCCAGTGGGTCGAGGCGCAGATGAGCCTGCGCCCGCTGCGCTGGATGGGCACCGGGCTACTGTGCGCAACCCTGACCGGGGTGGGTGCCATGCTGCTGGGCTACCCGTTCCTCACCACCCATACCGCCCACCTGCACCTGCCGTTGCTCGGTGATGTGCACGTGGCCAGCGCGCTGTTCTTCGATGTCGGCGTGTTCACCGTGGTGGTCGGCTCGACCCTGCTGATCCTCACTGCCCTGGCGCACCAGTCGGTGCGCGCCTACCGCCCGGGCAACCCGGCGAAAACCAGCCAAGCAGGAGCCGCCTGA
- a CDS encoding DMT family transporter — MNQPSSKPTPAITFRLSKAELVLVFITMLWGGTFLLVHNVMTVSGPMFFVGLRFAAAALFVGVVSARALPGLTFTELKAGMLIGVSIMLGYGLQTMGLQTISSSQSAFITALYVPFVPLLQWLVLGRRPGLMPSIGIGLAFIGLMLLAGPEGGSLHFSEGELVTLVSAVAIAGEIILISRYAGQVDVRRVTVVQLATASLLAFLMIVPTQERLPDFSWLLLASAVGLGAMSAVIQVAMNWAQKSVSPTRATLIYAGEPVWAGIVGRIAGERLPGVALLGGLLIVIAVVVSELKVRRPREATETPEVQDEGERQAGL; from the coding sequence ATGAACCAGCCCAGCAGCAAGCCGACCCCTGCCATTACCTTTCGCCTGAGCAAGGCCGAACTTGTACTGGTTTTCATCACCATGCTGTGGGGCGGCACCTTCCTGCTGGTGCATAACGTGATGACCGTCAGCGGCCCGATGTTCTTCGTCGGCCTGCGCTTCGCTGCAGCCGCCCTGTTCGTTGGTGTGGTCTCGGCGCGGGCGCTGCCAGGGCTGACCTTCACCGAGCTGAAAGCCGGCATGCTGATCGGCGTGTCGATCATGCTCGGCTACGGCCTGCAGACCATGGGCCTGCAAACCATCAGCAGCAGCCAGTCGGCGTTCATCACCGCACTGTACGTGCCGTTCGTGCCGCTGTTGCAGTGGCTGGTACTGGGCCGGCGCCCCGGCCTGATGCCCAGTATCGGTATCGGCCTGGCGTTCATCGGCCTGATGCTGCTGGCCGGGCCGGAGGGCGGCAGCCTGCACTTCAGCGAGGGCGAGTTGGTGACCCTGGTCAGCGCCGTGGCCATCGCCGGCGAAATCATCCTGATCAGCCGCTACGCCGGCCAGGTCGATGTGCGCCGGGTCACCGTGGTGCAACTGGCAACCGCCTCGCTGCTGGCGTTCCTGATGATCGTGCCGACCCAGGAGCGCCTGCCCGACTTTTCCTGGCTGCTGCTGGCCAGCGCCGTGGGCCTGGGCGCCATGAGCGCGGTGATCCAGGTGGCAATGAACTGGGCGCAGAAGTCGGTCTCGCCCACCCGCGCCACCCTCATCTATGCCGGTGAACCGGTGTGGGCCGGGATCGTCGGGCGCATCGCCGGTGAGCGCTTGCCGGGCGTGGCACTGCTCGGTGGCTTGCTGATCGTGATCGCGGTGGTGGTCAGCGAACTCAAGGTGCGCCGCCCGCGCGAAGCGACCGAAACACCAGAAGTGCAGGATGAAGGCGAACGCCAGGCCGGCCTGTAA
- a CDS encoding helix-turn-helix domain-containing protein has protein sequence MHNDSSHRASVLQHVSFNVRSLRNAAGMSQTALAERSGVSRRMLVAIEAGERNVSLTTLDLIAEALGVAFSTLIQAPDQRDPGRIEELAWAGEHPQSRAVLLGSSVARREVELWEWTLAPGECYSSEADAEGWSEQIYVAQGQLTLIIEGAEHRLQVGQFHVFPSNCRYAYRNDGAEAVRFVRNVVI, from the coding sequence GTGCACAATGATTCCTCGCACCGGGCATCGGTGCTGCAACATGTCAGCTTCAATGTACGCAGCCTGCGCAACGCTGCGGGCATGAGCCAGACGGCGCTGGCCGAACGCTCCGGGGTCAGCCGGCGCATGCTGGTGGCGATCGAAGCGGGCGAAAGGAATGTCAGCCTGACCACCCTTGACCTGATTGCCGAAGCCTTGGGCGTGGCTTTCAGTACCCTGATCCAGGCGCCTGACCAGCGCGACCCCGGGCGTATCGAAGAGCTGGCCTGGGCCGGTGAGCACCCGCAGAGCCGGGCGGTGCTGCTGGGCAGCAGTGTGGCGCGACGCGAGGTGGAGCTGTGGGAGTGGACGTTGGCGCCAGGCGAGTGCTATTCCAGCGAGGCTGATGCCGAAGGCTGGAGCGAGCAGATCTACGTAGCGCAAGGGCAACTGACGCTGATTATCGAAGGGGCCGAGCATCGCCTGCAGGTCGGGCAGTTCCATGTGTTTCCCAGCAATTGCCGATATGCGTATCGCAACGATGGGGCGGAGGCGGTGCGGTTTGTGCGCAATGTGGTGATTTGA
- a CDS encoding cysteine hydrolase family protein, with protein sequence MSKQALIIIDIQNDYFPGGKWTLDGAEQAADNAARLLAAARQRGDLVVHVRHEFDSADAPFFAPGSQGAAIHAKVEPVAGEPVVLKHKVNAFLGTDLEHTLDRHGVEALTIVGSMSHMCVDAATRAAADLGYDVTVAHDACATLPLEFDGKRVPAAQVHDSVMAALAFAYAKVVRTDELLNS encoded by the coding sequence ATGAGCAAGCAGGCGCTGATCATCATCGACATCCAGAACGACTACTTCCCGGGCGGCAAATGGACCCTCGATGGCGCCGAGCAGGCGGCTGACAATGCCGCCCGCCTGCTGGCGGCGGCGCGTCAAAGGGGCGATCTGGTAGTGCATGTGCGCCATGAGTTCGACAGCGCCGATGCGCCGTTCTTCGCGCCAGGCTCGCAGGGTGCGGCCATCCACGCCAAGGTCGAGCCGGTGGCGGGCGAGCCAGTGGTCCTCAAGCACAAGGTCAACGCCTTCCTCGGCACAGACCTTGAGCACACGCTGGACCGGCATGGCGTCGAAGCCCTGACCATCGTCGGCAGCATGAGCCACATGTGCGTTGACGCCGCCACCCGCGCCGCGGCCGACCTGGGTTATGACGTGACCGTGGCGCACGATGCCTGTGCCACCCTGCCACTGGAGTTCGATGGCAAGCGGGTGCCGGCGGCGCAGGTGCATGATTCAGTGATGGCAGCGTTGGCGTTTGCCTATGCCAAGGTGGTCAGGACCGATGAGTTGCTGAATAGCTGA